The following coding sequences are from one Peromyscus eremicus chromosome X, PerEre_H2_v1, whole genome shotgun sequence window:
- the Dusp21 gene encoding dual specificity protein phosphatase 21: MERDNLYDLSQITNSLFISNAVVANDKLALSNNYITTIINASIEAANVFFEDIQYVQVPVSGTPNAYLYDFFDPIADHIHAVEMRNGRVLLHCTTGVSGSAAFCLAYLMKYHNMTLLDAHTWTKSCRPIIRPNNCFWEQLIHYEFKLFSKNTVRMINSPMGLIPNIYEKEAHVMEPI; encoded by the coding sequence ATGGAACGGGACAACCTTTATGACCTCTCTCAAATAACTAACAGCCTTTTTATCAGTAACGCTGTGGTCGCTAACGACAAACTCGCCCTGTCCAACAACTACATCACCACGATTATCAATGCCTCGATAGAAGCAGCGAACGTGTTCTTTGAAGACATTCAGTACGTGCAAGTGCCGGTGAGTGGTACTCCCAACGCCTACCTCTATGACTTTTTCGACCCTATAGCTGATCACATCCATGCCGTGGAAATGAGGAATGGCCGCGTGCTGCTGCACTGCACCACAGGAGTAAGCGGCTCGGCAGCCTTCTGCCTTGCCTATCTCATGAAATACCACAACATGACGCTGCtggatgcacacacatggaccaagTCCTGCCGACCCATCATCCGTCCCAACAACTGCTTTTGGGAGCAACTTATTCATTACGAGTTCAAGCTATTTAGTAAGAATACTGTGCGCATGATCAACTCTCCTATGGGTCTGATCCCTAACATCTATGAAAAGGAGGCCCATGTAATGGAGCCAATATGA